Below is a window of Shewanella khirikhana DNA.
TGCCAGGCAGACTTACACCACTGAATAATGTGCGCTGGTAGATTTTATGCTTAAGCAGGATGCAACTGACGCTCCATGGCTCAGGCTCGAGCCGGAAACCCGGAATAATAAAGCCCACATTCGCGGGCCTTATTATTCAATGCAGGTGTTTATCGCACGCCAAATCAGTGGCTTGGTTTGCCCTCGCCGAGCTTCTCGATAATCAGCACCAGAGCAATACCAACAAGGGCACAGACGATGGCGAGCCCCAGCTGCGATGACTCGCCGCTAAGCTGCTCAAAGCCCCAGGGCGACAGGTTTTGCTGTGCCAGTGGCACCTGCTCGCCATGGGAGTTGGTGCGCCAGCTCAGGGTTTCCTTCCAGGGCCAGATCTTACCCAGGGTGCCCAACATCAGTCCGGTGAGGAAGAAGAGGGTCGCATCGTGAAACTTACGCAGCAGCATCGACAGCAGATGGCTGAAACTCAAAATGCCGCAGATGGCGCCAACGGCAAAGCAGGCAAGGATATCGAGCTGTAAGCCCTTGGCCGCAGCAAGCACTGCCGGGTAGAGGCCGAGCAGCAGCAAAATAAAGCTGCCGGAAATGCCGGGCAGGATCATCGCGCAAATAGCGATGGCACCGCCGAGGAACACATTCAAATAAGTAGCCGGAATTTCGGTAGGGGTAAGCACGGTAATGCCCCAGGCCACCACGGCGCCGAGGGCAAACAGCGCAATCCGCCCGGCACTGAAGCCTTTTACCTGCCGCAGCATATGCCACACAGACACCAAAATCAGTCCAAAGAAGAAAGACCACACAGGAATGGGGTGATGCACCAGCAGGTATGAAATCAGCTTGGCAAGGCTGAAGATACTGGTGAGGATGCCACCAAACAGACACACCAGGAAAGTACCGTTGATCCGCTCCCAGGCTGCCTTCCCACCTTCTTGACGTATCACCTTGATAAGCGAGGGGTTAATTGCCCTTACGCTGTCCAGCAGCTTATCCAGGATCCCTGTGATAAAGGCGATGGTACCGCCGGATACACCGGGCACCACGTCGGCTGCGCCCATAGCGAGCCCTTTAAAGTAGGTCAGTAAGTTGTTCACCCAATTCCCCAAAAAATACCGGCACTTGGCCGATGCTGTGCTTATGTTGCCGCCGATTATATGTCGGCTCGGCGGCCCCTGAAAATGAACTTTGCGTTAGGAAGCCAACAAAGCGCTGCTCGCTACCGTTTGCCACCACCTCAAAGCCATGTACTGACCTCAGGGTACAGAGGCGCTTGCAGATGGTTAATGGCATGTTACACTGCGACAAAACAAACAGGCCAGACCAGTTGCCATTTCACGGTTTTTCCGGCAACTGAACAGGCCAGATAACAGCATGCAGCACACAAAGACAGGAAGCAAAACCATGGCTGGCAAACCCAATAAGGTGATGGCCCTTTATCAAAAGCTTATCCCCTATCCCTTTGGCAGAATTATCTTTTCCAGGATGGTGGCCCGCATGGCGCCCTACTTTGGCACCATCAAACCGCTGATCACCGAGCTTAGGCCCAACCACTGTGAATGCTTTATCAAGAAACGCAATGCGGTACACAACCACATTAAAACAGTCCACGTGATTGCCATCTGCAACGGCCTGGAAATGGCCATGGGCGTGATGGCCGAAGCCTCAATTCCGCCGCATCTGCGCTGGATCCCAAAGGGTATGAGCCTGGATTACACCGCCAAGGCAGGCAGTGATATTCGCTGTGTGGCCGAGGTTCAGCCGCAAGACTGGCAGGAAGGTGACTTGCTGGTGCCCGTAACGGCTTACGACATCAACGATGTGGTGGTGGTAAAAGGCCACATCAAGCTGTGGATCTCGCAAAGGCCGCCCAAAGCCTAAGCTATTTGGCAACGAAAAAAGACTGATTTCTCAGTCTTTTTCGTATCTACCTTAGCTAAGCCTCAGCCTGGACTTCGCTTTGCTGGCAGGCGCGCTTTTCATCATCGCTGAGTGGCCGCCATTGCCCGGGGGCAAGCTGCGGATCCAGGAGAAGAGCGCCAATGCGGCTTCGGTGCAAGGCAAGCACCGGGTTTTGAAAGCGGCCAAACATGCGCTTGATTTGATGGTACTTGCCTTCCCGAAGTTCTACCCTCGCCTCACGCTCACCAACAATGGCAAGTCTGGCCGGCAACGTGGTAATAGCCTCTGTTTCAAAGTAAAAGCCACGCTCAAAAGCCGCGATATAGTCTTGGGTCAGCGGCTTTTCCAGGGTCACCCAATACTCTTTGGTCACATGGGCACCGGGCTGCATCATCGACTCTGACCAGCGGCTGTCGTTGGATAAGAGCACCAGTCCGGAGGTATTCAAATCCAGCCTGCCGACTATGTGCAGCCCGGCTCTAATCGCCTCGGGGATAAGGTCGAGCACGGTTTTGTGCTCTTTGTCTTTGGTGGCCGACACCACCCCCACGGGTTTATGGAGCATCAGGTAGCGCGGCGTTTCGGCGCGAAGGGCTGTGTCATCCAAATAAATCTGACTGAAGGGGCCGATTTGCTGCGCCATTTCCAGCGCCCGCTCACCATCCACTGTCACCCTTTCAGCTTTCAGTAACTCGCGAACCGCTTTTTTGGGGATATTAAGGGTTTTGGCCAGAAAGCTGTCGAGTCGGCCGCGGGGGGAAATCATAGTTCAGCGCCTTAGTCGGCAATCGCCGCAGTGATGCGATAAGCGCAGCGGCGCGCCCCTTCGACGATATGCTCGCTACGCTCCACTGTCACCCCCTCGCCCAGCAGGCGACGAAACAGCATGAGCTCAGAGCGGCAAAAGTTCTGGCAACTGCTGGCGGCCGCGCAGATAGGACAATGGTTTTCGTACAGCCACCAAACATCCCCTTCATTTGCCACCGTCGCCATATAGCCTTCTTCAGTGCGAATGGCCGCCAGTTGCTCGAGGCGCCCGGCAAGGGTGCTGACACCCGCCATCCGCTCAAGGTAGGCCTGCTCAGAGGCGGCTTCGCGGTGGCTTATCAGGGCATCCATCCCGGCATCGCCAAAAATCACCTTTACCGAATCAATCAGCCTTAAGGTCAACTCGCTGTGACGATCGCCAAACTGGTTTTGCGCCGCATCGGTCAACTTCCAGTAACGCGCCGGGCGACCACGGCCCTCACTGATGTCCTCAAAACTGAGATTGCCTTCGGCTTCCATGGCCTGCAGATGCTGGCGCACCCCCATGGAGGTCAGCCCCAGCGATTCGGCCAGGCCAGCGGCAGTCATAGGCCCTTGCAGCTTCAGCAAATCGAGGATTTTTTGGCAGGTTTTCATCGTCTCACCCAATACAAAGCGCAGCTTGCTCTGGGTCTATTATCGTTAACCAAAGTATTAAGTAAACTTTTTTGTTTATTTTTAGCTTTACATAATTAAGTAAAGTATTTACCTTACAAATTAATTTAGAAACAAAAAACTTTACTAATAAGGAAGGACCCCATGAAACTCAGCATCATCAACGGCAGTCAGCGCAAAGGCTCACAAAGCGGCAGAGTGGCCGAATTTATCAAGACACAAAGACACAGCTTCAGCGATGTCGAGGTAATAGAACTGGCTGATTATTCGCTGCCGTTCTGGGATGGCGACAGCCGAGAGAGTAAGGGCGAAGACTGGGCCATCATCGAGGCCAAACTCAGTGCCAGCGATGCCTATGTTCTCATTACCCCCGAGTGGAGCGGCATGGCCACTCCCATGTTGAAACAACTGCTGATGAACGCCAGCGTCCCCGTGACTGGCCACAAACCGGCGCTGCTGGTGTCGGTTTCATCCAGCGTCAATGGAGTGTTCCCGCTGGCGGAGCTCATGGTAAGTGGCAATAAAAACAACAAGATGGTGTTTATCCCAGCCAATGTAATCGTCCGAAATGTCGAAGAGATGCTGCACCCAGTTGAAGGCAGCGCCCTGAGCAGCCGCGACAGCGCCATCCGTGAGCGCATCACTGAATCAGTGTCTTTACTTGGCCGCTACGCCGAGCTGTTAAAGCCACTGCAATCCTATCGCGACCCTTTTATCTACGGCATGTAATGGCAAGCAGCGCCATCGACCTGAGCGCTGAGTGAAAACACCGACTTAAGCGAAGCGACTTGAGCCAAACAAACCAGAAAAAAAGCCAGGGGAAGCAAAGATGAGACTGAATCAAATAACACTGAGTGTGACCGACATGGCGGCAGCGGTGGACTTCTATCTGGAGCTCGGCGCCATTCAAATCGTCGATACGCCCCACTATGCCCGCTTTATGTTGCCGGAAGGGGACAGCAGTTTTTCATTGCACCTATGCACCGAAAAGCCCGGCAGCGGCCACAGCCTGTATTTTGAGAGTGACCGACTGGATGACTGGGTTGCCGAGCTTAAAACCCGCGGTATCGCCTTTGACAGCGAGCCGGAAGATCAGCGCTGGCTGTGGCGTGAAGTCAACCTCAAAGACCCCAGCGGCAACCACATCAAGCTATACCACGCCGGTGACATGCGGCTGGATCCCCCCTGCCGGGTGACCAGGCGTAAACACTGACCAGGAACTATAAGCAATAAAACCGATACAAGGAGCGCACCATGGTACATCTGGAACACATCAATCTGGTCGTGCACGACCTGGAAAAGAGCCTCAGCTTCTACAAAGCCGCTTTCCCACATTGGCAGGTTAGGGGCGGCGGCGAAGGCAGCTGGTACGGCAAACCGCGCCAATGGCTGCACTTTGGCGATGACTATCAATATATTGCGTTGAATAACGACGGCGAAGGTGAAGCGCGGGATCTGACCGGCCACCAGCCTGGACTGGCGCACTTTGCCTTTGTGGTGGCCTCACTGGATGCCCTGATTGCCCGTCTGGACGCGGCTGGCTTTGCCATTGCCAAAGACGGCGCGCCGGATTCGGGCCGACGGAATGTTTACTTTATCGACCCGGATGGCATGGAAGTGGAATTTGTCGAATACCTCAGCGATGAGCCTGCAATCCGTAACCAGTACCCTCAATAAACACCGGGTCTGTGTCGCAGTGTTCGCCTTCGAGGAACAGGCCCACCGTGGTGTCGGCATTGGCATTGGCTTCATGCAGACTCTCGTGGGCAAATACGTTGAGGCGAAAGCGGGTATCTTCGGTGAGCGGTTCGATGCGGTAGAGCTTGCCGGGGTGGGTCATGGCTCTGTCTTTGGCGCTAAGGCGAACTTCAATGGTGGGTTCGCCGTCTTGCTCACGGTAGCCAAACCACAGCAGCTCGCCGTCCAACACCTCAATTTGACTGAAAAAACCCTGACGGGTTTTGTGTTGGCACAGCAGCAACTCGGGTACGTCGTTACCGCCGAACACCCGGGTCGAACCGAGCGGAATATAGTTTTTTGGTACCAATGCCATGAGTCCCGTCTCCGGTACAGCTGAATTAACCTTTCATTAAGCCTACAATGGGATCATTCCCGTCAGCATCCGAACTCAAGTAATCCTAATGCCTTCAAGTTTACACCACCAACACAGTTTTATCCTGAATCGCGCCCATTTTGAAGAGTGCTTTGATGAATCTGTTTCCACGGCACAAGGCTGGCAGCCCTATGTGAAAACCATCGGCTTTGCCCTGATGACCTTTGCCCTGCTGGCAAGCCCTGTTCCGACCTACCTCGGCTGGTTTTTTATGGGCCTGACTGTGGTGGAGTTTTTAAGTGTGCGCTATCGGCGCGCCTGGTGGTTGTGGCGCCAATTAATGAGCCGCGCTGCCAACAGTGATATCAAACTCACGATCACAGACACCAGCCTTATCACCGAATCCCTCGGCCAGCGCCGCGAGCTCAACTGGGATGCATTGGATGGTATCAGCCGTACCGAACGCGGCTACCTGTTACGTCAGGGTAAGGGGCGGCAGTATTTATCCCGCAGCGCCCTTTCCGATGAAGCCGCCGCCTTCCTTGAGCAGCGCTTCGGCCTTGGCAGCGACTCAGTTGAAGTCGCGGCAACTGGCCATTAAAAAGGCATCCACGTATTCACCACCGCGGAAGGCGTAGCCAATGGCCTCGCCTTCAATCACAAAGCCATGTCGTTTATACAACTTGATGGCAGCGTGATTATCGGTATAGACCTCAAGCTCGATGCGGCGTACCGCCAGCCAGTTGTGGGCCAGCTCCAACATGGCGGCAAGCAGCGCTGAGCCAACACCAATACCCTGAAACTCCTCGCTCACCGCCATGCCCATATTGGCCACGTGTTTACGCCGTGGGCGGCTGAACACTTCCATGCCCGCCTGCCCTACAACCTCTCCGTCGATTTCAGCCACCAGGCTGTAGCAGTTTTCAGGCAACTCACCCAGCCGTTTCTGCCAGCGCTCGAGCGAGGGAAACGGATGTTGCAGGGTGTTGGCAAAGCAACTTGGCTGACTGTAGATGGCACAAATGGCTTCAATATCCTGGCTGCCGCTGTGACGCACACTGATACGGCCATCGCTGGATTGATAAATTGGCGAGCCGTGTTCGCTCATAGCAAATAATTCCCTTTAAAATAAATAAATTACTATGCCAGTTCTTCCCAAGAGTTCGCAAGCGGACTTATCCCCAATCCAAGGCAAAAAAAACTGACCGATACTACGAAAATCTTGCGATTCCCAATATCGTTACTTGCTGTCACAATAGCGCCGCCTACGGGGAATTGTAAGGCTGCCGAGCGGCACCTTGGACCCGCACGGCTGTTATCCCAAAGGAACCCAACATGCGCACCCCCTCAGCAATCCTCACCCAAGCAGCCCTGGCTATGGCGCTTGCGGTCAGCTTTGCCGTATCCGCCGAAGAAGAACCCACCCTGGACCTGCCAGCAGCGCCCAGCGAAGATGTAAAACAAATCAAAGAGGTCTGTCTGGATCTCATCCTCGAACAGGAAGTGCCACGGGAAGAGCGGGACGAGTTTCTGCTGACCTGTGTTAACGATCAGCTGTTTGAGATGGGTTACCTGGCGGTGGAGGCTGGGGATTTAAAGTAAATCGCCTGCGCACTGAATAACAAACGGCCCCGAGGGGCCGTTTTTCATGGTTGTGTCACACTCTGGAGCCAAATCCTTGCAGTGCACGCCAAACGGCTGCTGGAGCCTCTTGGCATTAACGTGACAGCTTTAAGACTTGGGCTTAATTCCCAGTTCGCGCTGCGTCTCCATTCCCAGCGCAATCATGGGGCAGCTCTGCTTCTGGCCTGCGCTGAACTCAGCCTTATTGTGCCAGCCAAACCAGTTGCAGCCGATGAGGCTCTGGGCGACAGCGCCGCCAAGAGTGGTGCCCGGGCCCAAAATCATCACCCGGTCCGGGGCAAATTCTTTCACCGCCACCTGCACAGCTGCGGTGAAATCATAATGCTCGGTCACCTGATGCCCGAGGGTGTAATCCCACAGCTTGTCAGTGTCTGTGCTGTATGGGGTCCAAATGGCGCCACGGCCATCCACCATGGGGATCTTGGGTGCTTTAAAGAGGCCCTTTGGCAGTAAACTTTTGCCTTTGGCAGAGACCTCGGTTAACAGCGGCGAGTGGAAGGCGCCGTGGTTATAAAGCCGCATAGGGTAACGCTCATCGATTTTCGGCAGCCTCGCTTCGGCAAGTTTAAGCCCCGCCTCGTTGCCCGCCAGCACCCTGAAACCACCCAAATGAATCGAGGTGTACAGAGCGCAGCCCTCGGTGGCCTCGGCCTCATCAAGCAAGGCATCCAGCATTTGGGTCGCAGCCGGGTTCGTATGCCAGTTTTCATCCATCTCGGGATAAATCAGCTGCCCGCCAATTAAGCCATCCTGCATCATGGAGCCCATGGTATTAATGACCCCTATGGCACCTTCTTCATCCAGCGCCCCGGCACAGGCAAGGGCGATATACCAGCCCATGGAGTTGCCGGTCACCGCCACTATCTCGAAGCGGTCCCGGTCGATATCCATAAAGTCGGCCATGGCGCAGGCGTAAATAAGCGCCGAGGCATTTTCGCCCGGGGTATGCAGCTTGAAGGAGTACTTATCCATGGCATCGAGTTCGGCAATACTCTTTTGCCCCTCGTGGCGCCGAAAGGCATCGATACCTGCGATAAAGTCGCCCTTATCGGCGTGGAGGCGCTGAAGATACCCAAGCTCCTCTTTGTTGTAGCAGCCACGGCCGGGGGCTATCACTAACACTCTTTCTTTCGTTGTGCTCATGCCGATGCCTCCAGTCCAATCACCATGCCACCCTCTTCTCTGCTCCCCTGCACCAACTTGAGCGCGGCCGCCACTATGCTGTCCTTACTTGGCAGCGGCAAGGTGGCAGCATCCGCCAGCGGAATAAAGCAATCTTCGGCGTTAAGTCGCGCCACGGGCGGGCAGTCATCGCAAAGCCGTTCATGCAGCGCCGTGACTATCGCCTCAGAGACCGAGCCTGAGCGGCGACACTCATCCACCACCAGTACATGGCGGCAGTTGGCGGCAATATCACAAATGGCGGCCTCGTTGAGGGGCGCAAGGTACCTAAGGTCCACCAGGGTGCAATTGATACCCGCTTCGGCCAAGGTCTTTTCGGCCTGACGGCTTAAGTAATAACCATTGCCGTAGCTGATGATGCACAGATCCTTACCTTCGCCAAAGCGGCCTGGCTCGCCGAATGGCAATGGCGTGGCTTCCCGCTCCGGTACATATTCCGCCGCCCACAGGCTGTCGCCGGTCTCGTGCAGATCGCGGGTCATATAGAGCGCGATGGGCTCGAGGAATATCACCAGCCGCTGCTCTTCGCGGGCAAGACGCACGCATTCCCGCAGCATCCCCTGGGCATCGGCGCCATTGGATGGGCAGGCAAGGATAAGCCCGGGAATATCACGAAACACGGTGAAAGAGTTGTCGTTGTGGAAGTGACCGCCGAAACCCTTCTGATAAGCCAGCCCCGCGATGCGGATCACCATGGGATTGGTGTACTGGCCATTGGAGAAGAAAGGTAAGGTCGCCGCCTCGCCGCGAATCTGGTCTTCGGCATTATGTACATAGGCCAGAAACTGGATTTCGGGAATGGGCAGCAAGCCATTATGGGCCATGCCGGTGGCGAGCCCCAGAATAGAGGTTTCATCCAGCAGGGTGTTGATAACCCGGCTGGGGCCGAAGCGCTCCACCAACCGCGAGGTGACATGGTATACCCCGCCCTTCTTGCCAACGTCCTCACCACACACCACCACATTATCGTTACTCGCCATCAGCTCGGTAAGGGTCAGGTTAATCAGCTTACCCATGTGCACAGGTTTGCCGAGCGACTGCTTGTCGGCCGCAAAAAGACTCGCAAAGGCGTCATCTCCCAACGTCTTCACTGCGCGGGGATTGGCAAGCCTCGGCGGCACCACGCTTGCCATGGCATCAACCGCAGTTTTCAGTTTGGGACGGGTGGCAGCCACTCTGGCGATGGCGGCGATCCGGCCTTTAAGCTCCTGATACATCGCGAGGATTTGCTCTGCGCTCAACACACCTGCTTCTATCAGCATGGCGGCGCTGCGAAGCAAGGGATCCAGGGCTTCGTTTTCAAGGATTTTCGCTTTGGGAAGGTAAGCAATTTCGGCATCACTGCCGGCGTGGCCCATCAGGCGCACGGTGCGCACATGTAAAAACACCGGCTGGCGGTGGCTGCGACACCAATGGGCCGCCTCCTTGGCCACCTTGTAGGTGTCGAGCAAGTCCAGACCATCGCAGCAAAAATACTTAAGCCCGGGCCTTTGGCTGAAGTTGGCGCCAATCCAGCCCTTGGGAGTGGGGGTAGAAATGCCTATGCCGTTGTCTTCACAGACAAACATCAGCGGCATGGGAATATTCTGAAACGCCGCCCAGCAGGCCGCATTAATAGCGGTCTGGGCGCTGGCGTGGTTGGCCGAGGCATCGCCAAAGTTACACATGGCAATGGCATCAGGAGGCAAAGCCCCTTCAACACCCAGACGCTCGGTGAGCGGAATACTCAAGGCAACCCCCACCGCCTTGGGCAGGTGGGAAGCAATAGTCGAGGTTTGCGGCGGAATATTGAGTGACTTGCTGCCCAGCACCTTGTGGCGGCCGCCGGAGATAGGGTCTTCGCATGAGGCCGCAAACGAGAGCATCATATCCCACAGCACTGTCTCACTCGCCTCATGGCGGCTGCGCTCCACCATAAAGGCGCCGCTGCGGTAGTGCAGCAATGCCATGTCGCTGGTATTGAGCACAGCGGCAATGGCCGCGTTGCCCTCGTGGCCCGAAGAGCCGATGGTATAAAAGCCTTCGTTGCGGGCACGCATCCGCCGCGATTCCAAATCCAGCAGGC
It encodes the following:
- a CDS encoding DUF368 domain-containing protein, whose amino-acid sequence is MGAADVVPGVSGGTIAFITGILDKLLDSVRAINPSLIKVIRQEGGKAAWERINGTFLVCLFGGILTSIFSLAKLISYLLVHHPIPVWSFFFGLILVSVWHMLRQVKGFSAGRIALFALGAVVAWGITVLTPTEIPATYLNVFLGGAIAICAMILPGISGSFILLLLGLYPAVLAAAKGLQLDILACFAVGAICGILSFSHLLSMLLRKFHDATLFFLTGLMLGTLGKIWPWKETLSWRTNSHGEQVPLAQQNLSPWGFEQLSGESSQLGLAIVCALVGIALVLIIEKLGEGKPSH
- a CDS encoding hotdog fold domain-containing protein, with amino-acid sequence MAGKPNKVMALYQKLIPYPFGRIIFSRMVARMAPYFGTIKPLITELRPNHCECFIKKRNAVHNHIKTVHVIAICNGLEMAMGVMAEASIPPHLRWIPKGMSLDYTAKAGSDIRCVAEVQPQDWQEGDLLVPVTAYDINDVVVVKGHIKLWISQRPPKA
- a CDS encoding 16S rRNA pseudouridine(516) synthase, translating into MISPRGRLDSFLAKTLNIPKKAVRELLKAERVTVDGERALEMAQQIGPFSQIYLDDTALRAETPRYLMLHKPVGVVSATKDKEHKTVLDLIPEAIRAGLHIVGRLDLNTSGLVLLSNDSRWSESMMQPGAHVTKEYWVTLEKPLTQDYIAAFERGFYFETEAITTLPARLAIVGEREARVELREGKYHQIKRMFGRFQNPVLALHRSRIGALLLDPQLAPGQWRPLSDDEKRACQQSEVQAEA
- a CDS encoding helix-turn-helix transcriptional regulator; its protein translation is MKTCQKILDLLKLQGPMTAAGLAESLGLTSMGVRQHLQAMEAEGNLSFEDISEGRGRPARYWKLTDAAQNQFGDRHSELTLRLIDSVKVIFGDAGMDALISHREAASEQAYLERMAGVSTLAGRLEQLAAIRTEEGYMATVANEGDVWWLYENHCPICAAASSCQNFCRSELMLFRRLLGEGVTVERSEHIVEGARRCAYRITAAIAD
- a CDS encoding NADPH-dependent FMN reductase — its product is MKLSIINGSQRKGSQSGRVAEFIKTQRHSFSDVEVIELADYSLPFWDGDSRESKGEDWAIIEAKLSASDAYVLITPEWSGMATPMLKQLLMNASVPVTGHKPALLVSVSSSVNGVFPLAELMVSGNKNNKMVFIPANVIVRNVEEMLHPVEGSALSSRDSAIRERITESVSLLGRYAELLKPLQSYRDPFIYGM
- a CDS encoding VOC family protein yields the protein MRLNQITLSVTDMAAAVDFYLELGAIQIVDTPHYARFMLPEGDSSFSLHLCTEKPGSGHSLYFESDRLDDWVAELKTRGIAFDSEPEDQRWLWREVNLKDPSGNHIKLYHAGDMRLDPPCRVTRRKH
- a CDS encoding VOC family protein, whose product is MVHLEHINLVVHDLEKSLSFYKAAFPHWQVRGGGEGSWYGKPRQWLHFGDDYQYIALNNDGEGEARDLTGHQPGLAHFAFVVASLDALIARLDAAGFAIAKDGAPDSGRRNVYFIDPDGMEVEFVEYLSDEPAIRNQYPQ
- a CDS encoding DUF1971 domain-containing protein encodes the protein MALVPKNYIPLGSTRVFGGNDVPELLLCQHKTRQGFFSQIEVLDGELLWFGYREQDGEPTIEVRLSAKDRAMTHPGKLYRIEPLTEDTRFRLNVFAHESLHEANANADTTVGLFLEGEHCDTDPVFIEGTGYGLQAHR
- a CDS encoding YcxB family protein: MPSSLHHQHSFILNRAHFEECFDESVSTAQGWQPYVKTIGFALMTFALLASPVPTYLGWFFMGLTVVEFLSVRYRRAWWLWRQLMSRAANSDIKLTITDTSLITESLGQRRELNWDALDGISRTERGYLLRQGKGRQYLSRSALSDEAAAFLEQRFGLGSDSVEVAATGH
- a CDS encoding GNAT family N-acetyltransferase, with product MSEHGSPIYQSSDGRISVRHSGSQDIEAICAIYSQPSCFANTLQHPFPSLERWQKRLGELPENCYSLVAEIDGEVVGQAGMEVFSRPRRKHVANMGMAVSEEFQGIGVGSALLAAMLELAHNWLAVRRIELEVYTDNHAAIKLYKRHGFVIEGEAIGYAFRGGEYVDAFLMASCRDFN
- a CDS encoding ACP S-malonyltransferase, with product MSTTKERVLVIAPGRGCYNKEELGYLQRLHADKGDFIAGIDAFRRHEGQKSIAELDAMDKYSFKLHTPGENASALIYACAMADFMDIDRDRFEIVAVTGNSMGWYIALACAGALDEEGAIGVINTMGSMMQDGLIGGQLIYPEMDENWHTNPAATQMLDALLDEAEATEGCALYTSIHLGGFRVLAGNEAGLKLAEARLPKIDERYPMRLYNHGAFHSPLLTEVSAKGKSLLPKGLFKAPKIPMVDGRGAIWTPYSTDTDKLWDYTLGHQVTEHYDFTAAVQVAVKEFAPDRVMILGPGTTLGGAVAQSLIGCNWFGWHNKAEFSAGQKQSCPMIALGMETQRELGIKPKS
- a CDS encoding dehydrogenase E1 component subunit alpha/beta, with the translated sequence MEDRAIAVERQFIEALESGRIEAFLEHTQGWDHRRLGLSDADFAGIFESQLKSRLLDLESRRMRARNEGFYTIGSSGHEGNAAIAAVLNTSDMALLHYRSGAFMVERSRHEASETVLWDMMLSFAASCEDPISGGRHKVLGSKSLNIPPQTSTIASHLPKAVGVALSIPLTERLGVEGALPPDAIAMCNFGDASANHASAQTAINAACWAAFQNIPMPLMFVCEDNGIGISTPTPKGWIGANFSQRPGLKYFCCDGLDLLDTYKVAKEAAHWCRSHRQPVFLHVRTVRLMGHAGSDAEIAYLPKAKILENEALDPLLRSAAMLIEAGVLSAEQILAMYQELKGRIAAIARVAATRPKLKTAVDAMASVVPPRLANPRAVKTLGDDAFASLFAADKQSLGKPVHMGKLINLTLTELMASNDNVVVCGEDVGKKGGVYHVTSRLVERFGPSRVINTLLDETSILGLATGMAHNGLLPIPEIQFLAYVHNAEDQIRGEAATLPFFSNGQYTNPMVIRIAGLAYQKGFGGHFHNDNSFTVFRDIPGLILACPSNGADAQGMLRECVRLAREEQRLVIFLEPIALYMTRDLHETGDSLWAAEYVPEREATPLPFGEPGRFGEGKDLCIISYGNGYYLSRQAEKTLAEAGINCTLVDLRYLAPLNEAAICDIAANCRHVLVVDECRRSGSVSEAIVTALHERLCDDCPPVARLNAEDCFIPLADAATLPLPSKDSIVAAALKLVQGSREEGGMVIGLEASA